A single region of the Glycine max cultivar Williams 82 chromosome 20, Glycine_max_v4.0, whole genome shotgun sequence genome encodes:
- the LOC547735 gene encoding 3-ketoacyl-CoA thiolase, with protein MDKAIQRQRVLLDHLQPISSSSNFSSQTHQSTDLSASLCFAKNSSHGQIGGSDDDVVIVAAYRTAICKAKRGGFKDTLPDDLLATVLKAVIEKTNVNPAEVGDIVVGTVLAPGSDRGIECRMAAFYAGFPETVPLRTVNRQCSSGLQAVSDVAAYIKAGFYEIGIGAGLESMTVDRVNRLRNINPKVETFAEARDCLLPMGITSENVAQRYGVTRLEQDQAAVESHQRAAAATAAGKFKEEIIPVSTKFVDPKTGVEKKIVVSVDDGIRPNTNLVDLAKLKPAFQKDGTTTAGNASQISDGAAAVLLMKRRVAVQKGLPILGIFRSFAAVGVDPAVMGVGPAVAIPAAVKSVGLELGNIDLFEINEAFASQYVYCLKKLGLDPRKVNVNGGAIALGHPLGVTGARCVATLLNEMKRRGKDCRYGVISMCIGSGMGAAAVFERGDF; from the exons ATGGATAAAGCAATTCAAAGACAGAGAGTCCTGCTTGATCATCTTCAACCCATTTCTTCAAGTTCAAATTTTTCTTCTCAAACCCATCAATCTACGGATCTCTCA GCTTCATTATGTTTTGCCAAGAATTCTTCGCACGGTCAAATAGGTGGATCAGATGACGACGTGGTGATTGTAGC TGCATATCGTACTGCCATCTGCAAAGCAAAGCGTGGGGGCTTTAAGGATACCCTTCCAGATGACCTGCTTGCCACAGTTCTGAAG GCTGTAATAGAGAAAACAAATGTGAACCCAGCAGAAGTTGGAGACATTGTTGTGGGCACTGTACTGGCACCTGGATCAGATAGAGGAATTGAGTGCAGAATGGCTGCCTTTTATGCAGGTTTCCCAG AGACAGTGCCTCTTCGAACTGTCAATAGGCAATGTTCATCTGGACTTCAGGCGGTTTCTGACGTAGCTGCTTATATAAAAGCTGGGTTCTATGAAATTG GGATTGGGGCTGGATTGGAGTCTATGACAGTAGATCGTGTGAATAGGCTTCGCAACATTAACCCAAAG GTAGAAACCTTTGCAGAAGCCCGGGATTGTCTTCTTCCAATGGGAATTACTTCTGAGAATGTAGCGCAGCGTTATGGTGTGACAAGGCTAGAGCAAGATCAAGCTGCT gTTGAGTCTCATCAGCGTGCTGCAGCTGCAACAGCAGCTGGTAAGTTCAAAGAAGAAATCATTCCAGTTTCTACAAAG TTTGTGGACCCTAAAACTGGAGTGGAGAAGAAAATTGTTGTTTCTGTCGATGATGGTATCCGGccaaacacaaatttagtggATTTGGCAAAGCTGAAGCCTGCATTCCAGAAAGATGGAACCACAACAGCAG gGAATGCTAGCCAAATTAGTGACGGTGCAGCAGCTGTTCTCCTCATGAAGAGAAGAGTGGCTGTGCAAAAGGGGCTTCCTATACTTGGAATCTTCAG GAGTTTTGCTGCTGTTGGAGTAGATCCTGCAGTCATGGGTGTTGGCCCTGCTGTTGCTATCCCAGCTGCAGTGAAATCCGTGGGCCTTGAACTTGGCAACATTGACTTATTTGAAATCAATGAG GCATTTGCATCACAGTATGTTTATTGCCTCAAGAAATTGGGACTTGATCCCAGAAAGGTCAATGTCAATGGTGGTGCCATTGCTCTTGGACATCCTTTGGGTGTTACAG GTGCACGCTGTGTTGCAACTTTGTTGAATGAGATGAAACGTCGTGGCAAGGATTGTCGCTATGGTGTAATCTCAATGTGCATAG